ACAGCGAAGTCTACATCGAGAAGTACATCGAGAACCCGCGCCATATCGAGGTGCAGGTCCTTGCCGACGAACACGGCAACTGCGTCTACATGGGCGAGCGCGAATGCTCCGTTCAGCGCCGCCATCAGAAGGTCCTGGAAGAATCTCCTTCCCCCATCGTGACGCCCGAAATGCGCGCCAAGATGGGGGCCATCGCCGTGCAGGCCGCCAAAGCTTGCGGCTACACCAATGCCGGAACGATCGAGTTCATCGCCGACCAGCAGCGAAACTTCTATTTCCTCGAGATGAACACCCGTCTCCAGGTGGAGCATCCGGTCACCGAACTTGTCACCGGACACGACCTGGTCCATCTCCAATTCCGCATCGCCTCCGGTGAAAGACTGCCGTTCACGCAGGACGACATTCGGCTTCGCGGACACGCCATCGAGTGCCGCATCTATGCGGAAGATCCCGACAACAACTACTTCCCCAGTCCGGGCAAGATCACGCTGCTGCTGGCCCCTTCCGGTCCGGGCATCCGCCGCGACAGCGGCATGTACGAAGGCTGGAACGTTCCTATCGACTATGATCCGCTGCTCGCCAAACTGATCGGCTACGGCGCTACGCGGGAAGAAGCAATCTCCCGCTTACAGCGCGCGCTATACGAGTACTTCGTCGGCGGCATCAAGACCAATATCTCGCTCTTCCGCCGCATTCTTGCGCATCCGGATTTCCGGGCCGGAAAACTCGACACGGGTTTTCTCGACCGCATGCTGGCCGACCCGCAGACGAACAATGTGGAAGACGAGCGCCACGACGACAAGGTGCGCGTGGCCGCCATCGCCGCCGGCTTGTTTGCCGTGCTGGAACCCACGGTTGCTTCCGGAAATGGAGCTGTGACCGGTGTTGCGAAAGAGCAGTCGAAGTGGAAACAGGCGGGCCGCGCCGAAGCCCTGAGGAGCCTTTGATGACATACGAGATCACCATCGACGGCAAGAACTACAAGCTCGATCTCAGCCGCATCGACGAGCGCTGGGAATGTTCGCTTGACGGAGAACCGGTGCAGGTCGATGCCGTGCTGGCGCGCCCGAACGTCATGTCGGTCATCATCGCCGGCGAAGCGTACGAGGTGAAGCGCGAGCGCACGGCGACGGATACGCACCTGTGGGTGAAGAGCGCGCGCTTTGCGGTTGATGTTCGCGATCCGCGGTCGCTGCGCAGCCGTCGTAGTAAGGCCGGAGGCGTCGAAGGTCCGCAGAAGCTGCTCGCGCCCATGCCCGGAAAGATTGTCCGCATCGTCGCACCAGTGGGCAAAGAGGTGAATGCGGGCGAAGGTGTCTTGGTCATCGAAGCCATGAAGATGCAGAACGAGCTGAAGTCTCCGAAGCAGGGCGTCGTAAAGCAGGTGCTGGTCACAGAGGGAACTTCGGTCACCTCCGGCGACGTGCTCGCAATCGTGGAGTAGCTCTCGTTTCGTCCCAACCTGGGCTTCAACTTGCGCCATCCAACTCTGCAAGGAGAATATCGGATGGACGCACTTAAACTGCTTAAGCAGGACCACGAGAAGTTGAAGAGGCTTTTGGCGCTGCTCGACGAGACTGGGGAGAGCGCGCCCAAGAAGCGCCAGAACCTGTTTGCCAAGGCAAAGCGCGAACTAACGATGCATGAGATTCTCGAGGAAGAACTCGTGTATCCGGCGTTCGAGAAGCAGGCGAAGTTGAAAGAAATCGTGCTCGAAGGATACGAAGAGCACCACGTGGTGGACATGGTGTTTGGCGAGTTGTCGAAGATTTCGCCGGAAGACGAGAGCTGGGGCGCAAAACTCAGCGTGGCGAAAGAAAATATTGAACACCATATCGAAGAAGAAGAGGGCGAGATGTTCAAGCAAGCCCGCAAGATTTTCGACGAGAAAGAACTGGAGAAGCTTGGCTTCCAGTTGGCGGCGCGCAAGGAAGAGCTGGAAAAAGAGACCCCCAGCGACCTCGAGGAAACGCGCGACGACGTCCGCGAAGAAGCGGCATAACGGCAGTCATCAGTAGCCAGACGCCGTTCGGGCAAAGGCCAGTCGAGAGACTGGCCTTTATAAATGTCTGGTTTGTGAACCGCCGTCCATTTCACTTTTGATCCAGTTCAGGTTCAGTCCTGCCGTCCAGCAGGTGGGCCGGAGTCCATTCACCGTTCTTCAATTCCTGGAGGGTGTCGACGAAGGTCTGCATCAGGCTGGGGCCCTCGTGCGCATTTTCTTTTTCATCGTGGGTTTCGGTCGACTTGAGTTTCAACCTGAGCTTCATTTCCAGTTCCGCGCGGGCTTCGGCTTCGAGCTTTTCTTCATCGAGTGGGGAACGGGCATCGCGGCGCTGGATCACGGATGCGGCGACCTGATAACCGTAGAGAGCCAGCGAGCAGAGGCGGGGATCAAGATTGCCGGAGAGCCCGGCCTCGATAGTCTGGTGAATGCCGAGGAGGATGGAGCGCGAATCTTCGAAGACGGGCACGCGGTAATCGGTATGCCCGGTGGGCAGTTCGGTCCGACGATGGTATCGCATATGGTAGTAGCAATAGTGCTGGTCGCGGGTGGCGACGGCGCCGCAGCGCTTGCCGTCGGTCTTGATGTGCTCACAAATGGGAGCCTGCATATCTTCTTCTCCAAATAAGAAAGCCTGGCGCTCGGCCAGGCTTGGTTTGGGGCTAACGTCGTTGATAGAGGGGTACCCCCACCCCCTCCCGGATTAGAAAACAAACCACTTACACGACAGACAATGAAAACAAAGGACTTATAAGTCGCTGATTTTACAGCTACTTACAACATCAATTTGATAACAAAGGACTTAGCTGCGAGGCACAAGATTGTGTTCTCCGACAACGAAAGTCCTGAGACGGAACTGGCATCTTCACCGCAGTGCAAAAGCAACTGCGGCGGACAGGAGTGTCCGCCCCACACAGGCCTTCATTACCTACATTTTCAGAATAGCAATTTGGGTGGGGGCATCATGCCAAGTTTTTCAGATTTATATTTGCTGTTAAATCAGCAACTTACGTGAAAAAGAGGGTGTGGACCCCCTTGACATCCGATTTTCCAAAACGGGCCGCGGATGACACGGATTGTGCGGATGGGCGCGGAAGTACAGAGGTTCTTCGGGTGCGCCTCAGAATGACAAAAAACCAAGTACAGAGGTTCTTCGGTAAGCCCCTGGCTAAACCCCCGGTTCGTCCTGCGCCAGTTTCGATTTGGGAATTCAGGGCTGGGTGAACTCATTTTCCGTTGAGCCGGGTTACCTCCAGAGGCAGATAATCGGCGCGGGGAGGTGGGACCGATGCTGAAGTCATTTGTGTCTGCGACAGCCGTTTGCGCTATCGCGATTGCGTGCGGCGCGTTGATCTTGTTTGCCTTCGCGCACAACTCCACGCTGAACAATCCGTATCAAGTGGCCCTCCTCTGGTGCATGGCGCCAGTAACGTGGGGCATCTGGGCGATGTTGACGCCGAAGGCGTGGATGCCGGAAAAGTTGCCGTACTGGGGGGCGATCCTGGGTCTGATTGCCGGAACCGGCGCAACGCTGGTGCTGAACATTCCGGGAAGAATCATGGGCGCGTATGTCCGCTACCGCTGGCGCGGCCTGATGGTGCTGCTGGCAATCGCGCTGTACTACGCGCTGTGGATGGGAGTGCGCGGTTTGTACAAAACTCTCTTCCGTCCGACGGTGGACCAGAAGTTCAAGGCAGCGGCGTAGTCCTTCGCTAAGCTCAGGTCAGGCTCCCAAAAGGGGGAGTTCATAACGTTTAAGTGAACGAGATCCCACCCCCTCCTGCTAACGGGAAGGGGTGGGCGGCCGGTTTACTTACCGGATTGGGTCTGGGTCTGCTGCTGAGTCTTGGTTTGAGTTTCCTGTTGTGTCTGCTGCTGCGTGCGGGTCTGCTGCTGAGTCTTAAGGCAGTCGCCGGTGCAGTTTGGACCGGTACCGTCGCGTTTGCGATCGCGCTGCCGTTGTTGGGTGGTAGTGCCGGATTGCTGCCGGGATTGTTGTCCGGTGCCGGGAGTGTGAATGCGCGCGCGGGTCTGCGTGCCCATGCCGGCGCCACCGCCACCACCACGGTTGCCGCCGCCGCGGCCTTGCGCGAAACCAACTGTCGGTAATGCCAAGCTGGCGATGATTGCCAGAGATACCAGTGCCCGTTTCATTGTGATCGTCTCCTTGGGGTTTGTGAGTGCGGTTGTAGATGCCGGCCCGCCCAAGCTTCCCTTTGCAGGCACCCCTTGTTTGCCCTCCGCTTGAAAAAACGCAAGTTGGCGGGAATTGTTACGGCGTTTCATGGCACGTCACAATGATGTGTGATTGGCGGCGAGGCTTGTAGACAGGAGTGTTAGTTGGCCCCACTCACGTCCAAAACAAAAGGATGAGAGTGGGGCAAATCTTTTTCCGCGAAACTATCGCTACCTGCGGCGGCGCAGTTTAACGGCGATGCCGGAAAGGCCAACGCCAAGCAGCAACAAGGATGCAGGTTCCGGTACCGTAGTGACCGCCTGGAAGGTGGAGTTGGTGTAGGTGCGGAGGGTCATGAGACCCATCGAGGTTGGGGCGTCAACCCAATCCGTAATCGAAAGATTGGACGGGTTGCCGATGGGACCGATGGCGGTCGAGAGGTCGTAGGCGCCAAAGGCAGGATCGACGACCTGGATGATGTCGCAGCAGTGAATAAGGCCCTGCACGCCGTAGCCGACCTTATTGGCCGCGTTGTTGGCGAAGACGTAATCGGTGCCAGTCACGGTCATGCTGCCGACGCCAGAGATCACGATGGTGGCGGAGGTGGGGGCGACAACATAGGAACCGGTGATGGCGGAGGTATCGGCAACGGCAGTGAGCGTGAGCGAGGCATCGCTGAAGGTAGTAGTTCCGACGATGCCGGACACGGTGCCGGTAAAGATGTACTGGATTGAGCTGGCACTGCCTACAGCAGTGGCGAGCGTGACGAGCAACGTCAGTAAGAACAGGAAACGGCAAACACGCATTAGTGTTTCCTCGCGGCAAGTTGAAATTCCTACACCCCGTAGGAGTTATGGACATGCTGAGCACTTCAAATGCCATGCAGGTTTTGAATAACGCCAGTGTTTACTGCGGGTTAGAGCGGTGGCGCGATGGAGCGGGGCCGGGGATGTGCAGAAGGTTGCACATCCACGGATGACTTAGAGGCAGCCGCGGAGGACACGGATGGAGCGGATGAACGCGGAGACTCATTCCCGTTCAGTCTTGAATTTCGTCCGCTTTGTTTCCAATTACGTATCGGACGAAGCCACTGTGGGGCGTGTAAGTGTCGTAAAGCGCACGTGCCCGGTGATTGTTCTCCTTGGTTTGCCAATAGAGTCGGGACCAGCCCTGGGCTTTCATCTCGGAGATCAGGCGGTCGATCATCATGCGGCCGATTCCACGTCCGCGCAGTGCCGGATCGACGAAGAGATCCTGGAGGTAACAGACCGGTTTCAGTTGGGACGTGCTGTCGTGCAGGAGGTAATGCGCAATGGCAACGACCTGGTCACGTTCTTCGGCGACGATGGCGAACACCGGCGAGGCGGCGTCGTGAATGCGTCTCCAGAGATGCGAGGTGATTTCCGCAACCGGCTCGCGTTCGTAGAAGCGTGTGTAGCCGTCCCAAAGTTCGCGCCAGCGGCGCTCGTCCGCCGGTTGAAGTTTCCTGATCGTGATCATCGAGAAACTTGGATGTGCCGGCTGTGATTGCGTCGCAATAGATTAGGCACGGCAGGACGGACTTTCTGTGATTCTAACGTTAGCGTTTGTGCGGCGCGTACCTTCTCACCCCACCCCAGCAAAAGAAGCAAGAATGGGGCATTCACTCAATTGTTTAGAGGAGCGCGGCGCGGTATGTCATTTCGATCTCAATCGGGGATTGGCCGGACAGCGCACGGGCACGGCTGATGGCAGGTTCGCCGACGACTGAGACCTTTTGCAAAAGTTCGTCGACGTCGGCGAAGCGCTGGGTGGTGGCGAAATCGCTACGGCGGCGAACGTGGTGTGAATCGACCACGGCCCAACTGTTGCGAACTTTGTTGGTTTCGGCGGTGTAGAAGACCCATGGCGATCCGGGCGCGTGGTCGATGACAACGACGTCGGGCGCGAGTTGGCGGGCGGTCGCGAGCGCGGACTCCGCGTCGTCGATCTCGTGGAGACAAAACTCGAAGAGCACGACATCGGCGGGTGGGAGCTGCGGTCCGAAGTCGGCGTGGAGGATGGTGAAACGCTCCTGCAATCGCTGGGACGCAATGGCGGAGTTGAGGCGCTCGAGAGCGTTAAGGTCGGAATCGACGGCGAGAACGTGTTTCGTCTCGCGCGCGTAAGCGATGAGCTGGCCTCCGCCGGCGCCGACGTGAATGACGGACTTACCGGTAAAGGGATAGAAGGCGGTGAGGTTGTTGATGATGGAAATGTAGTCGGCGGCCATGGGTGACTCCGATGGGGCGGAGGGTAGCAGAGGGGCGGAGCGGGGTCAGTGATGTGGAGATGTATGTGTGAGCAGCGCTGATGGGAGGTCATCTTCGAATTGCCTATGCTCGGGGATCGGGGACTATCATTCGTTAACTTGCGTGATCTGCTCTGGTCTGTTACAACAATCAAGGCGCGGCGGAGTGACGCAGTCGAGAGACGCGATTACGAAGTGGCGCTAAGGCGAAGTTGCTGAATCGTCTCCGTCGAGAGCGTATCTAATCAGTAAACCAGCCAGAAGATAGCCTCCCAGCGAGGCGCGGGTTCAGCGGAAGTCCTGTAGGGCAATCGCAAAACCAGAAAAGTTCATTTAGATTCAGGTGCTTACGCGTGTCCGGTTGTCGGCGGAAGGATGTCGATGATGGGCGGAGTCGAGGATTTTCCACGGTTTCCACTGCTTCCACAGCGAAAAGCTCAACAAACTTCAAAAAAGTTCGTTGAAAGCGTTGACAGAAGCGTAGTTGATGCGTAACATCAAAAGAGTCGCCAGCACGTACGGCGACGCAAGCAGTGGTGGTCAGGTAAGACTGAGATAAGCCACTCTATATCGTCCGATTCAGGACGTAGATTCCGGGACAGACTCCTGGAAGGGTTCAGGCGGCGTTTCCGCCGCAAACCTCAAAGTTGATCTTTAGAAGTTTTGAAAACTCTCTTGGCTTTGTAGTCCCTGAAACAGGGATTCGTTGAGAGAGGCTTACCGAGTGTCGCATAAATCCGGAGTAGATCCGGGAGGTAACGCTCCCCGCTGTACGTCGATTGGATTAGGTAGAAATCCTCCGGCAGCATGGGTTGACAGTGTTGTGTGTGCTTGGTAAGTTTGAAAGGTTTCGAGGACAGCCGGGAAGCTACTAGATAGTGGACCGGTGAAATCGACTGAAGCGCACCGCTCAGGCGGAAAGCGGATCGGTCTTTGACAATCAGGTTGAACGTGCCAGTCGTATTGTGAAGGTGTCTCGGGTTTAAGTTCGAGCGACTCACAAATTACTCCGTCCGTGACTTTCGGGTCACGAGACATAAATTGATCAGGTTTCAAACGAGAGTTTGATCCTGGCTCAGAATCAACGCTGGCGGCGTGCCTAACACATGCAAGTCGAACGGGAAAGTGGTAGCAATACCATGAGTATAGTGGCGCACGGGTGAGTAACACGTGACTAACCTACCTCCGAGTGGGGAATAACCCCGGGAAACCGGGGCTAACACCGCATAACACCGCAAGGTCAAATGCGAAAGCAGCTTGGAGAGGGGGTCGCGGTTGATTAGCTAGTTGGTGAGGTAATGGCTCACCAAGGCGATGATCAATAGCCGGCCTGAGAGGGCGCACGGCCACACTGGAACTGAAACACGGTCCAGACTCCTACGGGAGGCAGCAGTGGGGAATTTTGCGCAATGGGGGAAACCCTGACGCAGCAACGCCGCGTGGAGGATGAAGTCCTTTGGGATGTAAACTCCTTTCGATCGGGACGATAATGACGGTACCGGAAGAAGAAGCCCCGGCTAACTCTGTGCCAGCAGCCGCGGTAATACAGAGGGGGCAAGCGTTGTTCGGAATTATTGGGCGTAAAGGGCGCGTAGGCGGTGCGGTAAGTCTGTAGTGAAATCTCTGGGCTCAACTCAGAGTCTGCTATAGGAACTGCCGTGCTTGAGTGTGGGAGAGGTATGTGGAATTCCCGGTGTAGCGGTGAAATGCGTAGATATCGGGAGGAACACCTGTGGCGAAAGCGGCATACTGGACCACAACTGACGCTGAGGCGCGAAAGCTAGGGGAGCAAACAGGATTAGATACCCTGGTAGTCCTAGCCCTAAACGATGAATGCTTGGTGTAGCAGGTACCCAATCCTGCTGTGCCGGAGCTAACGCATTAAGCATTCCGCCTGGGGAGTACGGTCGCAAGGCTGAAACTCAAAGGAATTGACGGGGGCCCGCACAAGCGGTGGAGCATGTGGTTCAATTCGACGCAACGCGAAGAACCTTACCTGGGCTCGAAATGTAGTGGACCGGGGTAGAAATATCCCTTCCCGCAAGGGCTGCTATATAGGTGCTGCATGGCTGTCGTCAGCTCGTGTCGTGAGATGTTGGGTTAAGTCCCGCAACGAGCGCAACCCTTATTGCCAGTTGCCAGCAAGTAAAGTTGGGCACTCTGGCGAAACCGCCCCGGATAACGGGGAGGAAGGTGGGGATGACGTCAAGTCCTCATGGCCTTTATGTCCAGGGCTACACACGTGCTACAATGGTCGGTACAAACCGTCGCAAACCCGCGAGGGGGAGCTAATCGGAAAAAGCCGGCCTCAGTTCGGATTGGAGTCTGCAACTCGACTCCATGAAGCTGGAATCGCTAGTAATCGCAGATCAGCACGCTGCGGTGAATACGTTCCCGGGCCTTGTACACACCGCCCGTCACATCACGAAAGTGGGTTGTACTAGAAGCCGATGGGCTAACCGCAAGGAAGCAGTCGTCCAAGGTATAACTCATGATTGGGGTGAAGTCGTAACAAGGTAGCCGTAGGAGAACCTGTGGCTGGATCACCTCCTTTCTAAGAGAGAACGTCATGGCACTCACGTCACGCTGCAAGGCAGCAACGACTTCGGTCGTCTGATGTGGGATGTT
The genomic region above belongs to Terriglobales bacterium and contains:
- a CDS encoding biotin/lipoyl-containing protein, which encodes MTYEITIDGKNYKLDLSRIDERWECSLDGEPVQVDAVLARPNVMSVIIAGEAYEVKRERTATDTHLWVKSARFAVDVRDPRSLRSRRSKAGGVEGPQKLLAPMPGKIVRIVAPVGKEVNAGEGVLVIEAMKMQNELKSPKQGVVKQVLVTEGTSVTSGDVLAIVE
- a CDS encoding PEP-CTERM sorting domain-containing protein; amino-acid sequence: MRVCRFLFLLTLLVTLATAVGSASSIQYIFTGTVSGIVGTTTFSDASLTLTAVADTSAITGSYVVAPTSATIVISGVGSMTVTGTDYVFANNAANKVGYGVQGLIHCCDIIQVVDPAFGAYDLSTAIGPIGNPSNLSITDWVDAPTSMGLMTLRTYTNSTFQAVTTVPEPASLLLLGVGLSGIAVKLRRRR
- a CDS encoding GNAT family N-acetyltransferase; amino-acid sequence: MITIRKLQPADERRWRELWDGYTRFYEREPVAEITSHLWRRIHDAASPVFAIVAEERDQVVAIAHYLLHDSTSQLKPVCYLQDLFVDPALRGRGIGRMMIDRLISEMKAQGWSRLYWQTKENNHRARALYDTYTPHSGFVRYVIGNKADEIQD
- a CDS encoding hemerythrin domain-containing protein, with translation MDALKLLKQDHEKLKRLLALLDETGESAPKKRQNLFAKAKRELTMHEILEEELVYPAFEKQAKLKEIVLEGYEEHHVVDMVFGELSKISPEDESWGAKLSVAKENIEHHIEEEEGEMFKQARKIFDEKELEKLGFQLAARKEELEKETPSDLEETRDDVREEAA
- a CDS encoding class I SAM-dependent methyltransferase; translated protein: MAADYISIINNLTAFYPFTGKSVIHVGAGGGQLIAYARETKHVLAVDSDLNALERLNSAIASQRLQERFTILHADFGPQLPPADVVLFEFCLHEIDDAESALATARQLAPDVVVIDHAPGSPWVFYTAETNKVRNSWAVVDSHHVRRRSDFATTQRFADVDELLQKVSVVGEPAISRARALSGQSPIEIEMTYRAALL
- the accC gene encoding acetyl-CoA carboxylase biotin carboxylase subunit codes for the protein MFKKVLIANRGEIAVRVIRACREMGIRSVAVYSDVDRASLHVRKADEAYHIGPATASESYLNIGKILGVAKVSGAEAIHPGYGFLSENALFAQACADAGVKFIGPPPSAMQMMGSKTRARQRMEAAGVPFVPGSLRGLEFEQTREVAEKIGYPVMLKAAAGGGGKGMRLVRDPKDLKSAFEAARSEAQRSFGDSEVYIEKYIENPRHIEVQVLADEHGNCVYMGERECSVQRRHQKVLEESPSPIVTPEMRAKMGAIAVQAAKACGYTNAGTIEFIADQQRNFYFLEMNTRLQVEHPVTELVTGHDLVHLQFRIASGERLPFTQDDIRLRGHAIECRIYAEDPDNNYFPSPGKITLLLAPSGPGIRRDSGMYEGWNVPIDYDPLLAKLIGYGATREEAISRLQRALYEYFVGGIKTNISLFRRILAHPDFRAGKLDTGFLDRMLADPQTNNVEDERHDDKVRVAAIAAGLFAVLEPTVASGNGAVTGVAKEQSKWKQAGRAEALRSL